The following proteins come from a genomic window of Populus nigra chromosome 6, ddPopNigr1.1, whole genome shotgun sequence:
- the LOC133695745 gene encoding ceramide synthase 1 LOH3-like encodes MGFMEYAKSIQWEHESYPAYEDYIVLPLFSLFFTFVRFFLDRFVFQKLAERLIFGKEHQMLDAQPDDRRKKIGKFKESAWKCIYFLSAEILVLYVTYDEPWFGNTKYFWVGPGSQVWPDQKMKLKLKGAYMYAAGFYTYSIFALIFWETRRSDFGVSMSHHVATVILIVLSYILRFGRAGSIVLAIHDASDVFLEVGKMSKYSGAEGIASFAFILFVLSWILLRLIYYPFWVLWSTSYEVLLNLDKEKHAVDGPIYYYVFNTLLYGLLVLHIYWWVLMYRMLVKQIQARGQLSDDVRSDSEGEDEHED; translated from the exons ATGGGTTTCATGGAATACGCGAAATCAATCCAATGGGAACATGAATCTTATCCAGCTTATGAAGATTACATTGTCCTTccacttttttctctctttttcaccTTTGTTCGATTCTTTCTCGACAGATTTGTCTTCCAG AAACTAGCAGAACGCTTGATTTTTGGAAAGGAGCATCAGATGCTGGATGCTCAGCCAGATGACAGAAGGAAGAAGATAGGAAAATTCAAGGAGTCAGCTTGGAAATGCATATATTTTCTTTCAGCAGAAATTCTGGTTTTGTATGTTACTTATGATGAGCCTTGGTTTGgtaatacaaaatatttttgggtAGGGCCAGGAAGTCAGGTCTGGCCAGACCAAAAAATGAA GTTAAAATTGAAAGGAGCATATATGTATGCTGCTGGATTTTACACGTACTCCATATTTGCTCTGATTTTTTGGGAGACAAGGCGTTCAGATTTTGGGGTGTCCATGAGTCATCATGTTGCCACTGTCATTCTCATTGTGCTGTCCTACATATTAAG GTTTGGTCGTGCTGGCTCAATTGTTTTAGCTATTCATGATGCTAGTGATGTATTTTTAGAGGTAGGAAAGATGTCCAAATACAGTGGTGCTGAAGGGATTGCTAGCTTTGcatttattctttttgttttgtcttgGATCTTGCTGCGGCTCATTTACTATCCGTTCTGGGTCCTTTGGAGTACAAG CTATGAAGTTCTCCTGAACTTGGACAAGGAAAAACACGCAGTGGATGGTCCAATCTATTATTATGTGTTCAACACTCTCCTTTACGGCTTGCTTGTTCTACATATTTATTGGTGGGTCCTGATGTATCGGATGCTTGTTAAGCAAATCCAAGCAAGGGGCCAACTTAGTGATGATGTTCGATCAG ATTCTGAGGGCGAAGATGAACATGAAGATTGA
- the LOC133696036 gene encoding uncharacterized protein LOC133696036 yields the protein MEDVLTELPPPSRFFQEDLDNFATPSPPLSSPSLLFSNPKPDQPLCPSLLIIALSSASLYIFHHISSKTLIGSLVLPEIPFSGNSTEPSLGDKSCNIYALNDMDNLTLVVLVQCSISAERSNAVAKLLIGDQIIPKRVLIMDSVQSQNFRGKLAPDETYVFKLETSAERKGLDGDVCGGSSLLKGLDYFPSGSVLDGLAAALLARCQMRKIRGTLCVSWPRYGVYVVAMVKSLLQRNVLPGFDLSTIGDAKDKSSRFTSIKNYPFDSDMYT from the coding sequence ATGGAAGATGTACTTACAGAGCTCCCGCCCCCTTCAAGGTTCTTTCAGGAAGATCTGGACAACTTTGCAACTCCGTCACCACCACTTTCGTCTCCTTCCCTGCTGTTCTCTAATCCTAAACCCGATCAACCTCTCTGCCCTTCTCTCCTCATCATTGCACTATCTTCCGCTTCTCTGTATATCTTCCATCATATATCCTCAAAGACCCTAATTGGCAGTCTTGTACTACCTGAGATCCCTTTCTCAGGGAACTCAACTGAGCCCTCACTTGGTGACAAGTCTTGCAATATCTATGCCCTCAATGATATGGACAATTTGACACTTGTTGTCTTGGTTCAGTGCTCTATCAGTGCTGAGAGATCCAATGCAGTTGCTAAGTTGCTTATTGGTGATCAAATTATTCCCAAGAGGGTTCTAATAATGGATTCAGTTCAGAGCCAGAATTTCCGGGGTAAGCTCGCACCAGATGAGACATATGTTTTCAAGCTAGAGACATCAGCAGAGAGGAAAGGGCTGGATGGTGATGTTTGTGGAGGTTCATCATTATTGAAAGGTTTAGACTATTTCCCTTCAGGAAGTGTGCTGGATGGCTTGGCAGCTGCTCTGTTGGCCAGATGTCAGATGAGGAAAATCAGAGGAACTCTTTGTGTTTCATGGCCTCGATATGGTGTTTATGTGGTGGCTATGGTGAAGTCTCTGCTGCAGAGGAATGTGTTGCCTGGCTTTGACTTAAGCACAATTGGAGATGCCAAGGATAAATCTTCAAGGTTCACTTCGATTAAGAATTATCCTTTTGATTCTGATATGTATACCTGA
- the LOC133695809 gene encoding peroxidase 11: MAFLLHESKLPVLPLAMLVFISILSGSLHASDPPLTLDHYASTCPDVFEIVKKEMECEVLSDPRNAALILRLHFHDCFVQGCDGSVLLDDTITLQGEKKALTNTNSLKGFKIIDRIKNKIESECPGIVSCADILTIAARDAVILVGGPYWDVPVGRKDSKTASFELAASNLPTADEGLLSIMTKFLYQGLSATDLVALSGAHTIGMARCANFRSRIYGDFETTSDASPMSEAYLNSLKSTCPAAGGSGDNNISAMDYATPNLFDNSFYQLLLKGDGLLSSDQELYSSMLGIETKNLVIKYAHDSLAFFQQFADSMVKMGNITNPDSFVNGEVRTNCRFVNT; the protein is encoded by the exons ATGGCGTTTCTCCTTCATGAATCAAAGCTTCCCGTATTACCACTTGCTATGCTGGTTTTTATCTCCATCCTCAGCGGAAGCTTGCATGCAAGTGACCCTCCTTTAACTTTGGACCACTATGCTTCGACATGCCCCGATGTGTTTGAGATTGTCAAGAAAGAAATGGAATGTGAAGTTCTTTCTGATCCACGTAATGCAGCTTTGATATTGAGATTACATTTCCATGACTGCTTCGTTCAG GGGTGTGATGGTTCAGTTTTGCTAGACGACACAATCACCTTGCAAGGGGAAAAGAAAGCTTTAACAAACACAAACTCTCTAAAAGGATTTAAAATCATTGACAGAATTAAGAACAAGATCGAGTCCGAGTGCCCTGGAATAGTCTCTTGTGCAGATATCCTCACCATCGCCGCAAGAGATGCAGTCATTCTG GTTGGTGGACCATACTGGGATGTTCCTGTGGGAAGGAAAGATTCTAAAACTGCAAGTTTCGAGCTCGCAGCATCAAATCTTCCAACAGCAGATGAGGGTCTGCTATCTATCATGACCAAGTTCCTTTACCAGGGCCTTTCAGCTACTGATTTGGTAGCTCTTTCAG GGGCGCACACTATTGGCATGGCACGTTGTGCGAATTTTCGATCAAGGATTTACGGGGACTTTGAAACAACTTCGGATGCAAGTCCAATGTCTGAGGCCTATCTCAACAGCTTGAAATCGACGTGCCCAGCTGCTGGAGGATCTGGGGACAATAACATATCAGCGATGGACTATGCCACGCCTAATCTTTTTGACAACTCTTTCTATCAGTTACTATTGAAAGGAGATGGACTGCTAAGCTCAGACCAGGAACTGTACTCAAGCATGCTTGGAATCGAAACAAAGAATCTTGTGATAAAGTATGCTCATGACTCCCTTGCTTTCTTCCAGCAATTCGCAGATTCTATGGTGAAAATGGGAAATATTACAAATCCTGATAGCTTCGTCAACGGGGAAGTTAGGACAAACTGCAGATTTGTGAACACATGA